A single genomic interval of Vicugna pacos chromosome 34, VicPac4, whole genome shotgun sequence harbors:
- the STYK1 gene encoding tyrosine-protein kinase STYK1: MGDERGMTRTLLECSLSDKLCIVREQQYEIIIIPTLLVGIFLILLGVILWLFIREQRAQQQPPGRRGIAHVPSSRGVSREAAAHGGSVFVPLKETSVESLLQTSTRALAKLQVPREQLSEDLEQIHNGSYGAIYRTKIYTGDPAKAKSVVLKALKEPAGLQEVQDFLGRIQFYQYLGKHKNLVQLEGCCTEKLPLYVVLEDVAPGDLLSFLWTCRRDVMTMDGLLYDLTEKQIYHIGKQVLLALEFLQEKHLFHGDVAARNVLIQCDLTAKLCGLGLAYELHSRGAISSTGSVPLKWLAPERLLLRAASIKGDVWSFGLLLYEMVTLGAPPYPEVPPTSILPYLQRGKMMKRPSSCTHTMYGLMKSCWRWSEDSRPSLEELRSRLETAARTANDKAVLQVPELVVPELYAAVAGISVESLSYTYSIL, translated from the exons TTGTCCGGGAGCAGCAGTATGAAATCATCATCATCCCAACCCTCCTGGTGggcatcttcctcatcctccttgGGGTCATCCTGTGGCTTTTTATCAGAGAACAAAGAGCCCAACAACAGCCTCCTGGACGCCGAG GCATTGCCCATGTGCCATCTTCTAGAGGTGTAAGCCGGGAAGCAGCAGCACATGGAGGAAGTGTGTTTGTACCACTTAAGGAGACATCAGTGGAAAGCCTTCTACAAACTTCCACACGTGCCCTGGCCAAGCTGCAGGTGCCCCGGGAGCAACTCTCTGAAGACCTGGAGCAAATCCACAATGGTAGTTATGGGGCCATCTATCGGACCAAGATATATACTGGGGACCCTGCTAAGGCCAAGAGTGTTGTCCTCAAGGCTTTAAAAG AGCCAGCCGGGCTCCAAGAGGTGCAGGATTTCTTAGGCCGAATCCAATTCTATCAGTACCTGGGCAAGCACAAGAACCTGGTACAGCTGGAAGGCTGCTGCACAGAAAAGCTGCCGCTCTACGTGGTGCTGGAGGACGTGGCCCCGGGGGACCTGCTCAGCTTTCTCTGGACCTGTCGCCGG GACGTGATGACCATGGATGGCCTTCTCTATGAcctcacagaaaaacaaatatatcacATTGGGAAGCAGGTTCTCTTGGCTTTG GAATTTCTCCAGGAGAAGCATCTGTTCCATGGGGATGTGGCAGCCAGGAACGTCCTGATCCAGTGCGATCTCACCGCTAAGCTCTGTGGCCTGGGCCTGGCTTATGAGCTCCACTCCCGAGGGGCCATCTCCTCTACTGGCTCGGTACCTCTCAAGTGGCTCGCCCCGGAGCGGCTTCTGCTGAGAGCAGCCAGCATCAAAGGAGACGT CTGGTCCTTTGGGCTCCTGCTCTATGAGATGGTGACTCTAG GGGCACCTCCATACCCCGAAGTCCCTCCTACCAGCATCCTGCCGTATCTCCAAAGAGGGAAGATGATGAAGAGACCCAGTAGCTGCACACACACCAT GTATGGTCTCATGAAGTCCTGCTGGCGTTGGAGCGAGGACAGCCGCCCGTCACTTGAAGAGCTACGCTCACGCCTGGAAACTGCCGCTCGAACAGCAAACGACAAGGCTGTACTGCAGGTACCAGAGCTGGTGGTGCCGGAACTGTATGCAGCCGTGGCTGGCATCAGCGTGGAGAGTCTCTCCTACACCTACAGCATCCTCTGA